One Cololabis saira isolate AMF1-May2022 chromosome 12, fColSai1.1, whole genome shotgun sequence DNA window includes the following coding sequences:
- the LOC133456528 gene encoding taste receptor type 1 member 1 codes for MFVIMFLPLSWLVLQLTAAELDYTSQGQRMQLQGDYSFAGLFALHYTNQPHDGLPALVRCDQGRPNKHAFHLMQAMRFAVEEINNGTSPQPLLPGVKIGYQMYDICSIPASVLATLDLLEQEYQNTPVVEGHAHLNSSKTQKAVAVIGPDSSSKSFTPAALLGAYLIPQISYEASNEMLSNKILYPAFFRTIPSDRNQVAAMIQLLVRFNWTWVALLGSDNDYGLQGMQSLAVQAPQHGICISYQGVIPSANDDTVQTMRNMVENIVNTQVNTIVVFSSKTKFHGFLPFILERNIRGKVWIGTEDWSPATLISGMPGIQTIGTVIGVSVKNAAIPGFQDFQRKVVEVSMKHMEEDSNVSQSSDNDCLQSTDLYSLARHNYSMDKYDITSSFNVYKAVYALAHALHQALGCDTGECNKRSVTPQELLLKLKQVQFSVGNSSVYFDVNGDPPTGYDIISWVWRGSEWSLRVVGSFTPDPVTLTVDADQIEWHNNGESESTLLWVPPSVCSPPCPRGHKKLLKGQHACCFDCQACPAATFLNKSDLTACQPCLPEEWAPRSSEQCLNRTVVYLAWDNPLSIALLFSLASCLLLTSSTAIILLLNLNTPVGKSAGGRTCLLMLAALTAAALSTLCHFGKPSLLACILKQPAFTISFSVCLACIAVRSLQVVCIFKFASKLPPVYDKWVKKSGPEITIFLVSVTISFISVLRVSLDTPQPSQDLEFYPDKIVLECSKTLSVGSGIELAYVSLLSMLCFSFSYMGKDLPANYNEAKCVTFSLMVYMISWISFFTLYLINRETFTMAAQVFATLLSVLAFLAGYFLPKMYIIVLKPQMNTTAHFQNCIQMYIMNK; via the exons ATGTTTGTGATTATGTTTCTCCCCCTTAGCTGGCTAGTGCTGCAGTTAACTGCTGCTGAACTAGATTATACCTCTCAGGGGCAGCGAATGCAGTTGCAAGGTGATTATTCCTTCGCCGGACTGTTTGCTCTCCACTACACTAATCAGCCACATGATGGTTTACCTGCTTTGGTACGCTGTGATCA AGGTAGACCCAACAAACACGCATTTCACCTGATGCAAGCAATGAGATTCGCTGTGGAAGAAATCAACAATGGGACCAGTCCACAGCCTCTCTTACCAGGGGTGAAGATTGGCTACCAGATGTATGACATCTGCTCAATCCCGGCCAGTGTCCTTGCCACACTGGACTTGCTTGAACAGGAGTACCAGAACACTCCCGTTGTGGAAGGGCACGCACACTTAAACTCCAGCAAAACTCAAAAAGCAGTGGCTGTAATTGGACCGGACAGCAGCAGCAAGAGTTTCACCCCTGCTGCTTTACTGGGAGCCTATCTAATACCACAG ATCTCCTATGAAGCATCAAATGAAATGCTGAGCAACAAGATCCTCTATCCAGCCTTCTTCCGCACAATCCCAAGTGACCGGAACCAGGTGGCAGCTATGATCCAGCTCCTGGTTCGATTCAACTGGACTTGGGTCGCTCTCTTGGGCAGTGACAATGATTACGGACTGCAGGGCATGCAGAGCCTGGCGGTGCAAGCACCACAACATGGTATCTGCATCTCCTACCAAGGAGTCATCCCAAGCGCAAATGATGACACAGTCCAGACCATGAGGAACATGGTGGAGAACATAGTGAACACCCAAGTGAACACCATTGTCGTGTTCTCCAGCAAGACAAAATTCCATGGCTTCCTCCCCTTTATCTTGGAGAGGAACATAAGGGGTAAGGTGTGGATTGGAACGGAGGACTGGTCCCCTGCTACTCTTATTTCAGGGATGCCTGGGATCCAGACTATTGGCACGGTGATTGGTGTGTCTGTTAAAAATGCAGCCATTCCTGGTTTTCAGGACTTTCAGAGAAAGGTAGTTGAGGTTTCAATGAAGCACATGGAGGAAGACTCGAATGTTTCCCAAAGTAGTGACAACGACTGTCTGCAGAGCACAGACTTGTACAGCCTCGCCCGCCACAATTACTCCATGGATAAATATGACATCACCTCTTCCTTCAATGTGTATAAGGCGGTGTATGCTTTGGCTCATGCTCTTCATCAGGCACTTGGTTGTGATACTGGAGAGTGCAACAAGAGAAGTGTAACCCCACAAGAG cttttattgaAGCTTAAGCAGGTGCAGTTCTCTGTAGGCAATTCATCTGTGTACTTTGATGTAAATGGCGATCCACCCACAGGATATGATATCATTTCGTGGGTTTGGAGGGGGTCTGAGTGGTCTCTCAGAGTGGTGGGTTCCTTCACACCGGACCCCGTAACTCTAACTGTGGATGCTGATCAAATCGAATGGCACAACAACGGAGAGTCGGAATCA ACGTTGCTGTGGGTGCCTCCGTCTGTTTGTTCTCCACCGTGCCCAAGAGGCCACAAGAAGCTGCTGAAAGGGCAACACGCATGTTGCTTCGACTGCCAGGCCTGTCCTGCTGCCACGTTCCTCAACAAAAGTG ATCTGACGGCCTGCCAGCCGTGTCTGCCGGAGGAGTGGGCTCCCCGGAGCAGCGAGCAGTGTCTGAACAGGACCGTGGTGTACCTGGCCTGGGACAACCCTCTCTCCATTGCCCTGCTTTTCTCTTTAGCCAGCTGCCTCCTCTTGACCTCCAGCACTGCAATAATCCTCCTGCTGAACCTGAACACACCAGTGGGCAAGTCTGCTGGCGGCCGCACCTGCCTCCTGATGTTGGCAGCCCTGACCGCCGCTGCCTTGAGCACTTTGTGCCATTTTGGCAAGCCGTCTCTGCTGGCCTGCATCCTCAAGCAGCCTGCATTCACCATCAGCTTCTCTGTGTGCCTGGCATGCATCGCTGTGCGCTCCCTCCAGGTTGTCTGCATCTTTAAATTTGCATCCAAGCTGCCGCCGGTCTATGACAAGTGGGTCAAAAAAAGTGGGCCTGAGATCACTATCTTTCTGGTGTCTGTCACCATCTCGTTCATTTCTGTGCTCCGCGTATCGCTGGACACTCCACAGCCGTCACAGGATCTGGAATTCTACCCAGACAAAATTGTGTTGGAGTGCAGTAAAACGCTCTCAGTGGGCTCAGGCATTGAACTTGCCTATGTATCACTGCTCAGCATGTTATGCTTCTCCTTTAGTTACATGGGTAAAGACTTGCCCGCCAATTACAATGAGGCCAAGTGTGTCACCTTCAGCCTCATGGTGTACATGATCTCCTGGATTAGCTTCTTCACCTTGTACCTCATCAACAGAGAAACCTTCACCATGGCTGCACAGGTGTTTGCCACACTGCTCAGTGTTCTGGCCTTCCTTGCAGGATACTTCCTTCCCAAAATGTATATCATTGTCTTGAAGCCACAAATGAACACGACTGCACATTTCCAGAACTGCATTCAAATGTACATCATGAACAAATAA